The Sphingobium sp. JS3065 genomic sequence CGCGGGTGCCGATGCTGAAGGGGCCTCGCGTGAAGCGCGGCCTGCCCCGCCCGATATCCCCTGACGAGGCCGTGGCGCTGGCCGGGGACATTGCCGAAACGGCGCGGGAAGAATGGATCGGCGCACGGGACTGGGCGGTGCTGCTGCTGCTCTATGGGGCGGGCCTGCGCATCGGGGAGGCGCTGGGTCTGACCGGGGTGGTGCTGCCGCTGGGCGAGACGCTGCGGGTGACGGGCAAGCGGGGCAAGACGCGCATCGTGCCGTTGCTGCCCCAGGTGCGGAGCGCGATGGAGGGCTATGTGGCGCTCTGTCCCTTCAGGCAGGAGAAGGACGCGCCCTTGTTCCGGGGGGCGCGGGGCGGTCCGCTGTCCCCCGCTTTGATTCGCCGGGCGGTGCAGGGGGCCAGGGGGCGGCTGGGGTTGTCCGACCGGACGACGCCGCATGCGCTGCGGCACAGTTTCGCGACGCATCTGCTGGGGCGCGGGGCGGATTTACGGTCGTTGCAGGAACTGCTGGGCCATGCCAGCCTGTCATCCACGCAAATCTATACGCAGGTGGATGCGGCGCATCTCCTCGATATCTACCGGAACGCGCATCCGCGGGCTTAGCCGCGCGGCTTCCAGGTCGCCAGTCGCCAGAGATAGAAGATGACGGCCCCCACCACGCAGGCCGTCGCCACCGGCCCCACATATTTGTCGATGTCGCGGAAATTCTGCCCCAGTATGTAGCCCGCATAGGCAAGGATGATATTCCACACCAGCGCGCCGCCCATGGTCCAGAGCAGGAAGCGCGCATGCCCCATGCGGAACAGCCCGGCGGGCAGCGATATCATCGTGCGGAAGGCGGGCATGAAGCGGAAGACGAACACCACGATCTGCCCATATTTGCCGAAGATGTGATCGAGCTTTTCGACGTCATGCCATTCCAGCGTCGCCCAGCGGCCATAACGGTCGACCAGCGGTTTCAGGCGGCCGAAACCCAATATATGGCCGATCAGATACCAGAAATAATTGCCGACGGTCGTGCCCGCCGTGCCCGCGAACAACAGCCAGCCCATGTCCATCCGCCCCTGCCCGACGCGGATGCCGCCAATGCCCATGATGAGTTCGGACGGGATCGGCGGAAACACATTCTCTATGATCATCAGGGCGAAAATGCCCCAATAGCCGCCCGCGTCGATCAGGCGGAGAACCCAGTCGGTCATGATCCGGCGGGACGGTTCAAGCGGCCGCCCGCGCCGCCAGCCGAGCGTCGATGGCGTCCCAGATCATGCCACCGGTATCCGTACCGTTGAAGGCGTCGATGGAGACGATGCCGGTGGGCGAGGTCACGTTGATCTCCGTCAGCCATTCGCCGCCGATCACGTCGATGCCGACGAACAGCAGTCCGCGCCGCTTGAGTTCCGGGCCAAGGGCTTCGCAGATTTCCAGCTCGCGATCGGTCAGTACGGTCTTCGCGGCGGAACCGCCGACGGCGAGGTTGGAGCGGATTTCGCCCGCACCGGGGATGCGGTTGACCGCGCCCGCGACTTCGCCGTCGACCAGCACGATGCGCTTGTCGCCCTCCGCGACGCCGGGAATGAAGGCCTGCACCATGAAGGGTTCGACCCAGGAGGCGTTGAACAGTTCCACCAGCGCGGAGAGATTCGCGCCGGACCGCCCGACATGGAAGACAGCGTTGCCCGCATTGCCGTAAAGCGGCTTCACCACGACTTCGCCATGCTGGGCAAGGAAGCTCTTCACCTCCTCCAGGTCGCGGGTGATCATGGTCGGCGGCATGAAGCGCGCATAATCGAGCACGAACAGCTTTTCCGGCGCGTTGCGGACGGAGGCAGGGTCGTTCACCACCAGCGTCTCTTCCTGCACCCGCTCCAGAAGGTGCGTGGCGGTGATGTAGCTGAGGTCGAAGGGCGGATCCTGCCGCATCAGCACCACATCGACATCGCGGCCCAGGTCCAGCATCTCCGGCTCACCGAAGACATAATGATCGCCCTCGACCTTCTGCACCTTCACCGGGCGCGCCCTGGCCAGCACGCGGCCGTCGCGGTAAGTGAGGTCGGTGGCGAGATAATGATAAAGGCTGTGCCCCCTCGCCTGCCCCGCCAGCATGATGTGGAAGGTCGAATCGCCGCCGATCCTGATCCCTTCCATCGGGTCCATCTGCACGGCGACGGTGAGCGGGTTGAGCTGCGTGGTCATCGACTATCTTTTCCTACCGTTCGGGCTGAGCCTTTCGAAGCCCCTCCCTTTCTTGAAGAGAAGTACAACCCTTCGACATTCCAACGAGACAAGCGGCTCGCTGGAACAGGGCGAACGGGATGAGTGATAGAACGCTATCCCCCATGCCAGACATTCGCCAGATGGCGCGGCGGACGGCCCGGCGCAAGGAGCATCACGTCGATTCGCATGTCATCCCCCGGTTTTGCGAGGTCGTGGAAGAGGATTTCCGCCGCCGCAGCCACCCGCGAAAGGCGGCGTTCGTCTATGGCGAGGTCGAGATCGGCGCCGGTGGCGCGGGCCTTCACCTCGACGAAGGCCAGCATCCTGCCGCGCCGGGCGACCAGATCGACCTCGCCCGCGGGCGTGCGCATCCGGCGGCCGACGATCTGCCAGCCCTTCAGCCGCAGCCACCAGCCGGCGATGCGTTCCGCCTGCCGTCCCCGCTTTTCGGCTACCTGCTTCTTCAAGCTTTGAGTTCCAGCGCGCGGTCATAAAGGGCGCGGCGGTCGAGGCCGAGTTTCTTCGCGACCTCGCCCGCCGCCTTGGAGATGGGAAGGCGCTCCATCGCTTCCAGAAGCGCGGCGTCGGCATCCTCCGCACTGGCCGGGGGCGCTTCTCCCGGCGGGCCGACGATGACCACGATCTCGCCCTTGGGCGGCGCGTCGGCATAGCGGGCGGAAAGTTGGTTCAAGGTGCCGGTGGCCGTTTCCTCGAAGGTTTTGCTGATCTCGCGGGAGACGGCGGCTTCGCGGTCGCCCAGATGCTCGGCCATGGCGGCAAGGCTTTCCGAGAGGCGCGGGCCGCTTTCGTAGAAGACCAGCGTGGCGCGCAGGGAAGCCACCTCACCCAACACATCGCCCCGCGCCTTCTGCTTCGACGGCAGGAAGCCCATGAACAGGAAACGGTCGGTCGGCAGGCCCGACAGGGTGAGCGCGGCGATGACGGCGCTGGGGCCGGGCAACGTCGTGATCCTGCGACCGGCGGCGCGGGCATCGCGGACCAGCTTGTAACCCGGATCGGAGATGAGCGGCGTGCCCGCGTCCGACAGCAGCGCCACCGATTCGCTCGCCATCCGCTCGATCAGCCGGGCGCGCACTCCTTCGGCGCTATGGTCGTGATAGGGCACCATCGGCCGGTCCGACCCGGCATGGCGCAGCAAACGCGCGCTGACCCGTGTATCTTCCACGGCGACCACATCGGCCAGCCGCAGGACTTCCGCCGCGCGGGGGGTAAGGTCTCCAAGGTTGCCGATCGGCCCTGCAACGATGTAAAGCCCAGCCTCAAGCCCCGAAGAACCCAGATTCATATCAGTTTCCATAAGGACGCCAGATGACAGAGACGGATGCCCCCCGGCAAGCGGACTTGTTCGCTTCAATGCAACGCGCCGGGCGGATTTTGTTCGCCGCGACGGCTTTGCTGGTCGCCGCCTGTCAGTCCATCGTGCCCAAGGGGCCAGGCCCGGTCCAGACCGGCCCGACCCAGACCGGCCCCGACGTGACCGAAGGCCTGCCCACCGACACGCTGCGCCACCGGGTCGCGCTGCTGGTGCCGATGAGCGGTCCCAATGCAGGCGTCGGTCAATCCATCGCCAACGCGACCACGCTGGCGCTGCTGGATACCAAGGCCGACAAGGTGCGCATCACCACCTATGACACCGGCACGGGCGCGGCGGCGGCGGCGAACAAGGCGCTGGCGGACGGCAACAAGCTGATCCTGGGGCCGCTGCTGGCGGAAGATGCGCGGATCGTCGGGCCGATCGCGGCGCGGGCGAACGTGCCGGTGATCAGCTTCTCCAACGACACCAGCGTCGCGGGCAACGGCGTCTACATCATGGGCTACAACCCCAACCAGTCGATCGAGCGCGTCGTCGAATTCGCCAAGGGCAAGGGGCTGTCGCATTTCGCCGCGCTGGTGCCCAAGGGCGTCTATGGCGAGCGGGCGGGCACCGCCCTGCTGCGCGCGGTAGAGGGTGCGGGCGGGACCGTGGTGTCGATGCAGACCTTCGACCGGTCGGCCGCCTCGATCACGGCGGCGGTCAGGAAATTGCAGGCCTCGTCCAGCTATGACGCGCTGCTGATCGCGGACAGCGGCCGGGTGGCGATGCAGGTCGCGCCCATCGTGCGGAAGAATGGCGGCGGGACGGCGCGGCTGCTGGGCACGGAATTGTGGAACACCGACAGCGGCCTGGCGTCCAGCCCGGTGCTGCGCGGGGCGTGGTTCGCCAGCGTTTCGGACGGCCTCTACGGCCAGCTCGCGACCAAATATCGGGCGCGCTACGGCAATGCGCCGTTCCGGCTGTCGGCCTTGGGCTATGATTCGGTGCTGCTGACGGTGCGGATCGCGCGGGACTGGAAGCCGGGCACGACCTTCCCGGCGGCGCGGCTGCGCGATGCGGGCGGCTTTGCGGGGATCGACGGGGCGTTCCGCTTCGGACGCGACGGCATTGCCGAGCGGGCGCTGGAGGTTTCCGAAATCGGGGCCGGCGCTTTCACGGTGGTCGCGCCAGCGCCCAGAGCCTTCGCGGAGTAGCGGCTGAGGTCAGCCTTTGACCCGCCCGGTGGGCAAAATCAGCGGCCAGTCTCCGCTCGCGTCGATGCGGGCGGAAATGCCGTAGACGCGGGCAAGCCTCTCCTCCGTCAGCACGTCCAGAGGCGCGCCGTCCGCCACCAGCGAACCGCGATCCATCAGCACCAGCCGGTCGCAATAGCGTGCCGCCATGCTGAGATCGTGCAAAACGGTGACGACCAGCGAACCAGCCTTCGCCTCGCCCTTGAGCAGATCCATCACATCGATCTGATGCCCCGGATCGAGCGCGGCCAGCGGCTCATCCGCGATCAAAGCGGGCGCGCCGACCGCCAGGGCGCGGGCCAGCAGCACGCGGGCACGCTCCCCGCCTGACAGTTCGGTCGCCACCCGCCCCTTCAGATGCAGCACATCGGCGCGGGCCAGCGCGGCGTCGATCAGCGCTTCATCCTCCGCCGAGAGGCGCGACAAAGGCCCCAGATGCGGCATCCGGCCCAGCGCCACCAGCCGCTCCACCGCCAGCGGCCAGTGCAGGGTCTGGCCCTGCGGCAGATAGGCGATGCGCCTGGCGATTTCCCGCCGGGTCAATCGTGCACTGGCGGCGCCGTCGATCAGGACGGAACCGCTCTCCCGCTTTACGAGGCTCAGCATGGCGCGAATCAGCGTCGACTTGCCCGCGCCATTGGGACCGATGACGCCGACAAGCTGCCCCGGCTCCAGATGAAGGTCGATGCCGTTCACCGCCGGATGACGGCCAAGGCGGACGGACAGGCCCTGCGCGTGGATCGTCACCATAGCCGCCGCTCCCGCATCAGGTGGATCAGGAAGACGGGCACGCCCAGCAACGCCGTCAACACCCCCAGCTTGAGTTCGCTGCTGGTCGGGATCAGCCGCACGCCGATATCCGCCAGCGTCAGCAGCGCAGCGCCGCCCAGCATGGAGGGCAGCAGGATCGCGGAGGGCGAACGGTCGGTCAGCGGCCGCACCAGATGCGGCACGATCAACCCGACGAAGCCGATCGCCCCCGACACCGCCACCGCGCCGCCGACCCCGATGGCCACCCCCAGCATCAGCCGCAGCCGCGCCCGGCGCAGATCGATGCCGAGCGCCTGCGCGCCATCCTCGCCAAGCGTCAGCGCGTCGAGCGTGCGCCCGTCCGCGATCAGCAGCGCCGCCCCGACCGCCACGCAGGGCAGCGCGATCCAGACATGGCCATAGGCGCGGTTTTCCAGGCTGCCCATCAGCCAGCTCATGATCTCCATCGCCGCGAAGGGATTGGGCGAAAGATTGAGCGACAGGCTGATCCCCGCCCCCGCCAGCGTGGCGATGGCGATACCGGCAAGGATCAGGGTGAGCGGGCTTTCCGCAGGACCGGCCAGCAGGAACAGCGCGCCGATGCCGATCAGGCTGGTCACTATGGCCAAGGCCGGAAGCGCCAGCGGGTGCATCTGCGCCAGGCCGAAATAAAGCGCGCCGACAGCGCCAAGGGCTGCGGCATTGGATGCGCCCAGCACGGACGGTTCAGCCAAGGGATTGCGCAGATAGCCCTGAAGCGCCGCACCCGACAGGCCCAGCATCGCGCCGACGATCAGGCCCAGCAGCATGCGCGGCAGGCGCAGGTCGATCAGGATGGCGCGGGCTACATCGTCGCCGCCGCCGCTGAGGACCGCGAAGATGCGCGCCGGAGAGAGCGGCACCGCGCCGAGGGTGAGGGAGCCCAAGGCGGCAAGCAGGGCCAGCAGGATGAGGGCGGGGATCAGCAGAGGATGGCGCCGGGTGCTCACGGCTTGCGTCCCGGCATAGGCTTGCTAAGGCCTGCGTCATGCGGGGCAAGGCGATCTTGGCGATATTCTTCGGACTGGCTCTGACCGGTGCCGCGCCCGCGCCGCCAAAAAAGATCGTATCGCTCAACACCTGCGCGGACCAATATGTGCTGGCGCTGGCCGACGCGGCGCAGATCGCCGCGCTCAGCCCCTATGGCCATGATCCGGAATTGTCGGCTGCCATCGGCAAGGCGCGCCGTTTTCGGACGCTCAACCGGCCTGCCGAGGAAGTGCTGGCGCTCCGGCCCGATCTGCTGGTCGGCTTTCCTTCCGGCGACAGCGTCGTGGGCGCGCCTCCGGGACAGTGGCGAACTCTGGGACTGGCCAGCGCGGACAGCTATCCCATGATCCTGACGCAAATCCGGCAGGTGGCGGCGGCGGTCGGCCATCCCGAACGGGGCGAGGCCTTGATCGCGAAGATGAGCCGCGATCTTGCGGCCCTGCCCCGGGCCGGGCGCGGCGGGGTTGCCGCCTATTATCAGCGGCGCGGCTATATGACCGGCACCGGCACGCTGGTCGATGACCTGATGCGGCGCGCGGGCCTGGTCAATCTGGCGGGGAAGCTGGGGAAGCCCGCTCTGACGCAGCTTCCGTTGGAAGAGATGATCGCCGCCCGCCCGGACTGGCTGATCGTGGAGAGCGGCAGCGAACAGGTCGTCGATCAGGGGACGGAAATGCTGCACCACCCGATCCTGCGCTCGATCCCGCGCATCCGCCTGCCCCAGGCATGGACCGTGTGCGGCGGCCCCGCTTATGTCGAGGCCGCGCGCTCTATCGTGGCGCAGCTCAACGCTGCGCCACGGCATTAGGGTATTTTCAGAAGCGGACACGCACGCCGCCGAACGCCGAGCGGCCATAAGTGCCATAGCCATGGACCGTGGCATATTTCTCATCGGTGAGATTGTCGATGCGGCCATAGATTTCCAGATTTTCCATGATCGGGAAGGACGCCCGCACATCCGCCACCGCATAGCCGTCCAGCCGGACCGCGTTGGTCGCATCGTTGAAGCTGTCGCCCACCATCGTCACCGTCGCGCCGGTCGACAGGCCGAAGGGCCAGACATAGTCCGCTGAAACGCTCACCGCATTGGCTGCGCGGCGCGGCAAGCGGGCATCCGTATTGCGGTCGCGCGCATCGACATAGCTGTAGGCGGCTGTGAACGTCAGCGCATCGACCGGCTTCAGGGTCAGCATCGCCTCCACCCCTTTGGCGCGGGTGCGGTCGAGATTATTGTAGCCGCCGTAAAGACCGATCGAATAGTCGTAATTGATCTGGTCCTTCGTATCGCGCCGGAATGCCGTGACGGAAAGGATCGCCCGTTCGCCGCCCAGCCTTTGGTCGAAGCCGATATCATAGCTTTTCGACCGTTCCGGGCGCAGGCCCGCATTGCCGACATCCGTGCCGTAAAGCTGGTAGAGCGAGGGCGCCTTGAACCCTTCGCCATAGCTCATGCGGATGTTGGTCGCGCCCTGGTTGGGCGTGTAGTTGGCATTGGCGCCGAAGGTCGTCGCGCCGCCGAACTGGCTGTGATCGTCATGCCGCACGCCGCCGGTCAGCGACAGCCCGGCAAAGGGCTTCACAATCGCCAGCGCGTAGATGCTGTCGATATCGACCTTGTGGCTTTCCACGGAGCCGAAACCGGAGAAGTCATAGTCCGGACGTTCATGCTCATAGCCGAAGATCAG encodes the following:
- a CDS encoding tyrosine recombinase XerC, with product MAASGDLCEQWRRHLALDRRRSVHTVRAYVATAERLVAFLEEHRGETVTAAMLAGIDQADLRAFLTVRRMDGIGNVSAARELSAVRGFLRFVGGEDARVPMLKGPRVKRGLPRPISPDEAVALAGDIAETAREEWIGARDWAVLLLLYGAGLRIGEALGLTGVVLPLGETLRVTGKRGKTRIVPLLPQVRSAMEGYVALCPFRQEKDAPLFRGARGGPLSPALIRRAVQGARGRLGLSDRTTPHALRHSFATHLLGRGADLRSLQELLGHASLSSTQIYTQVDAAHLLDIYRNAHPRA
- a CDS encoding DedA family protein, whose translation is MTDWVLRLIDAGGYWGIFALMIIENVFPPIPSELIMGIGGIRVGQGRMDMGWLLFAGTAGTTVGNYFWYLIGHILGFGRLKPLVDRYGRWATLEWHDVEKLDHIFGKYGQIVVFVFRFMPAFRTMISLPAGLFRMGHARFLLWTMGGALVWNIILAYAGYILGQNFRDIDKYVGPVATACVVGAVIFYLWRLATWKPRG
- the gshB gene encoding glutathione synthase, which translates into the protein MTTQLNPLTVAVQMDPMEGIRIGGDSTFHIMLAGQARGHSLYHYLATDLTYRDGRVLARARPVKVQKVEGDHYVFGEPEMLDLGRDVDVVLMRQDPPFDLSYITATHLLERVQEETLVVNDPASVRNAPEKLFVLDYARFMPPTMITRDLEEVKSFLAQHGEVVVKPLYGNAGNAVFHVGRSGANLSALVELFNASWVEPFMVQAFIPGVAEGDKRIVLVDGEVAGAVNRIPGAGEIRSNLAVGGSAAKTVLTDRELEICEALGPELKRRGLLFVGIDVIGGEWLTEINVTSPTGIVSIDAFNGTDTGGMIWDAIDARLAARAAA
- a CDS encoding YraN family protein, whose amino-acid sequence is MKKQVAEKRGRQAERIAGWWLRLKGWQIVGRRMRTPAGEVDLVARRGRMLAFVEVKARATGADLDLAIDERRLSRVAAAAEILFHDLAKPGDDMRIDVMLLAPGRPPRHLANVWHGG
- the rsmI gene encoding 16S rRNA (cytidine(1402)-2'-O)-methyltransferase, whose protein sequence is MNLGSSGLEAGLYIVAGPIGNLGDLTPRAAEVLRLADVVAVEDTRVSARLLRHAGSDRPMVPYHDHSAEGVRARLIERMASESVALLSDAGTPLISDPGYKLVRDARAAGRRITTLPGPSAVIAALTLSGLPTDRFLFMGFLPSKQKARGDVLGEVASLRATLVFYESGPRLSESLAAMAEHLGDREAAVSREISKTFEETATGTLNQLSARYADAPPKGEIVVIVGPPGEAPPASAEDADAALLEAMERLPISKAAGEVAKKLGLDRRALYDRALELKA
- a CDS encoding penicillin-binding protein activator; the protein is MTETDAPRQADLFASMQRAGRILFAATALLVAACQSIVPKGPGPVQTGPTQTGPDVTEGLPTDTLRHRVALLVPMSGPNAGVGQSIANATTLALLDTKADKVRITTYDTGTGAAAAANKALADGNKLILGPLLAEDARIVGPIAARANVPVISFSNDTSVAGNGVYIMGYNPNQSIERVVEFAKGKGLSHFAALVPKGVYGERAGTALLRAVEGAGGTVVSMQTFDRSAASITAAVRKLQASSSYDALLIADSGRVAMQVAPIVRKNGGGTARLLGTELWNTDSGLASSPVLRGAWFASVSDGLYGQLATKYRARYGNAPFRLSALGYDSVLLTVRIARDWKPGTTFPAARLRDAGGFAGIDGAFRFGRDGIAERALEVSEIGAGAFTVVAPAPRAFAE
- a CDS encoding ABC transporter ATP-binding protein; this encodes MVTIHAQGLSVRLGRHPAVNGIDLHLEPGQLVGVIGPNGAGKSTLIRAMLSLVKRESGSVLIDGAASARLTRREIARRIAYLPQGQTLHWPLAVERLVALGRMPHLGPLSRLSAEDEALIDAALARADVLHLKGRVATELSGGERARVLLARALAVGAPALIADEPLAALDPGHQIDVMDLLKGEAKAGSLVVTVLHDLSMAARYCDRLVLMDRGSLVADGAPLDVLTEERLARVYGISARIDASGDWPLILPTGRVKG
- a CDS encoding FecCD family ABC transporter permease, translating into MSTRRHPLLIPALILLALLAALGSLTLGAVPLSPARIFAVLSGGGDDVARAILIDLRLPRMLLGLIVGAMLGLSGAALQGYLRNPLAEPSVLGASNAAALGAVGALYFGLAQMHPLALPALAIVTSLIGIGALFLLAGPAESPLTLILAGIAIATLAGAGISLSLNLSPNPFAAMEIMSWLMGSLENRAYGHVWIALPCVAVGAALLIADGRTLDALTLGEDGAQALGIDLRRARLRLMLGVAIGVGGAVAVSGAIGFVGLIVPHLVRPLTDRSPSAILLPSMLGGAALLTLADIGVRLIPTSSELKLGVLTALLGVPVFLIHLMRERRLW
- a CDS encoding ABC transporter substrate-binding protein; translated protein: MRGKAILAIFFGLALTGAAPAPPKKIVSLNTCADQYVLALADAAQIAALSPYGHDPELSAAIGKARRFRTLNRPAEEVLALRPDLLVGFPSGDSVVGAPPGQWRTLGLASADSYPMILTQIRQVAAAVGHPERGEALIAKMSRDLAALPRAGRGGVAAYYQRRGYMTGTGTLVDDLMRRAGLVNLAGKLGKPALTQLPLEEMIAARPDWLIVESGSEQVVDQGTEMLHHPILRSIPRIRLPQAWTVCGGPAYVEAARSIVAQLNAAPRH